ACCATTCGCCACGTACTCGGTAACTAGTAGATCGTGCGGACCTTCTGAGCAGAACCCCCATATTCTCACGAGGTTCTTGTGATAAATTCTCCCAATTAGACTCAGTTCAGCGCCGAGCTCTCCTTGGATCGCATCTCCCAACTTCTTCACCGCCACCACCCTCTTATCATCCAATACTCCCTTGTACACAACACCTGAGCCTCCCCGTCCAATCTCATCCATGAATTTCCTAGTTGCCTTCTTTAGCTCTTTATATGTGAACTGACTGAATTGACGGGAGATTTCCCTGCACCCTTCTTCCAGGGATGTCGGCTTCCGTTCCCTTCTGGAAATTATAAACCACCATCCTGATACGACAAACAGGATTTCGATGGCACCGAACGCTGATATGAACCGATAGAAATACACCCATCTCACTTTCCCTCTGCTGCTGGCGTACGTAGCAGCGTTGCAAATGAGCTCGTGCGTTTGAGGAGCAGAGGACCCCGATGTTGACATGCTTGCGGGCATCCTCAAGTACGTGATGCCTGGGGTGTCCGGAGGAGCTCTCCCGTTAAAGAGAGTGCCTTTAGAATAGCACTTACCAGACGTATAAACTATTCCTTCACAAGAACAATCCTCTTCACATGTCTCCTTGCAGGCCTCCAAGGAAGTTGACTCGGAGGTATTGAGATCGTTACCCCAGAAATCTGTTCCGGGTAGCTCTAGAAATGAGTTGGTGTTGCAGTTCATCTGGAACTTTGGCTTGCAACCTTTGCGCCAGTCGCTTTGATCGCTCATCTCGTAATGAGAAGGGCACGAACAAACCACTTTGGATTGCATATACGAGCAGATTCCGTTCCTGCCACACAGCCCATGTATCTGGCAGATCTGCGGAAGAGCTTCCCAGGTAACCGACCACGTTCCTTTCGATTCATCTAGGCTGTAAAGCCTGAGATTGCCATCGTAGTCCAGAGTCAGCCTTCGTAAGATTCCAGAACCCCTGTCGGAAGCACTGAAAGCCAACTGGTCGCTAGAAACGAACTTTCCCATCCCATCCAATACTGCATATCTGCTGCTGTTGTATTTCGTCCTGCCGTTTTGAAACACATCGTCATCAGGATTGGGCCAGTAGACGCTAGAAATCTCAGGCCCATCGTATATGAGCCTGAGGACGTTGTCGTTGTCGAAAAACAAGCTATAGTAGCCTGAAGAGAGTGATCCTGGAGCGGCCGAGGATACTACTTGTGTGGATTTAGTAATCGGTTGCGTAGGGAGAAGAGTGTCCGTTGGAGAATCAAAGCTTTGCCATAGAATTTTACCGCTGGGGTCCTTCATGACAAGATTACCGGTGTCCAATAGCTGCACTCGATCCGCTTGCGTCGAGCTTGTGTTGGTGCTCCACACCACCCGGCCATCGGTGTCTGTTAGAACCATGCCTCCATCCTTGCGGAAGCTAATTTGTGATCCATGACCGTTTACCGGATGTTCCCGGTTTGCAGTCCATGCGACGGTCTTGTTGGCTGAGCTGGAGAACCAGATGGAGAAGGCATAGGCATTAGAGCCGACGTTATAGAAGCCACTTGCGAAAGACTTGCTCGGGGAGACGAGGATATCTGAGACATCCTCTACGGAGAGAGAAGATCCTCTTGAAAGAGAGCTCCGTTCTGCTCGTGATGCAGAGGGAGAgagcaagaagaagaggaggaggaggaggaaaagagggaTGGGGATGTTTGTAAGAGGAGatggattcttcatgatcttctgCTGAATGGTACGACAAGGGAATCTCTTCCCTTGAGCTGTTAGTTAAATAGGAGGGAAAGAGCAGCAGAATGAGTTTCGTTTTAAAAATTCTAAGAACATTCAACTCTACCGCCTCTAAAACTCGGTCGTTTGTTCCTTTGAAAACTAATTTTTGTCCATTGGAACccgtccctctctctctctattggttCAAACTGTCCCcaatttctttgttttttttggtTAACACAAGTGGAGGAAGGAAGGCCTTCCccaaatttattaattaataaaaaatgtaGATTTGATGCTAATCCAGTCGGTCCTCGCCATAGCTAGCTAAAGACAGCGCCAACGCCGGTCACGCCTCCGTTTAGGTAAGGTCTACATGAAGTTATTGGAGTCTTCTTTTTAAGACGGTCTGGGACGGTGAGCCATCCAACTTCCACACAGGGTCCGTGCCGTGGACCGTGGTCTTCCGTCAAGTCCCCGCGTAAACTGAACTGCTGACCCTTAACACCAGGGAACCGAAAAATGACCTGGAAGAACCAGTCAAAGATGAATCGGGGCTGCAACAACCCACCAATATCGCGGAACTTTCCCTGCATGTCATTTTTGTTGGGATATATCGATCGATTCCTCTCACATCGATTCACCATCGGATCCATCTGATCGATGTCCGACTTTACCGACCGCATCGAATGACAACTACCGACACCGTCCGATCGAATGTATATCGGTCGGACAGAATTTCATCGCTCCCGACTGGTCGAACTGCGGAGCCCGATATTCGACTCCCGCAACGCGTCCGACTGACCGTCATAGGGTCTCTGGGTTTTTACccgacatcccacaaccaaatgccgacgtatggtTGGTCGGCTTCCTCAAATACCGTACGACTACTAAGGACCGtcgtcctgacaaaggcatgcggcatagccgccctAGGACATTGTCCTGTCAAgaacatagattaatcccagcgatGTGACAAGCCCACGgcgacttgacagtccgcggtgactctgacagcctctgGCGATTTGATaactcctcccattgtctgcgccattaatgacggcgccacacCGCGCCCTAttataaaatggggaaggcaacagtgctagaagaGGTTCCTTCGAAAACCCTTGgacttactctctctctctcgttgagctccttgattcttttctactgttgcctagtctcctctctgacttgaccgtcggagggtccccatcggagGCATCTCCAGTCAGTGCGGATTTTTCTTGCAGATACTCGTTCTCGGCGACcaaacgacgaggggattggccacaacaggtttggcgcgccaggaagggggggtGCAGGGATCACAACCCCCACAGAACTCGAAACATCCTTTCGAAATGACAAGAACCatggctcagcgatcgagggccaccggatcagtgaggcactcttcccgccgggaagaggcctctcctccaccctccatggcggaacctagctctccgcatcctgtggtgaccacggaggcgcagatcgcggcgatcgtgcagcAGATGACTGTGCTGATGGACgtggtcaagagccttcaacaacaaccaacccggttgccgcactcgccggtggagcaaccggcggcacacctgatgccctccaggagcagccaccgacgcctgcgtcggtctccgtctcctcctcaggagcagccgtcacagcactcccaccgagaggggGAGAGGCGGACATGGCATGATACCCACCGGTCCAGACGaccgtctccttcccagctggaacgagcaaggaaggagaagcggccgcgaacaccgtccgcctccctctcagattcgtcgggagactccacccccagggtctctcagcaccgacgggccaacgactacgaacgcaggttcgaagaaatcgaccgtcggcttgcccagctgcaggtggacggacagaagtcctcgaacgacgtcgactttcagaccgtccAACTTCTTttccgactcatcctcgatgagTCGAtttctagtcggttcaagatgcctcatatggagccctacgacggctccaccgacccagttgatcatctggagagctacaaggctctcatgacgatccaagggacgACCGATGCCCTTCTCTGTATCGGCtttcccgccacacttcgcaaggccgccagggcctggtactccgacctccgctcatgaagcatccactccttcggatagctcgaacatgctttcgtggtccatttcagcactaACCGGAAGcccccacgaacctcggacagtcttttttccctcaagcagggagaaaatgagacactccgatacttcgtgacgcgattcaatgcGGTCACactcgaggttcgggacctcaacgaagacatggctatctcagccatgaagagggggttaagggggtcccgatttacatactccttggataagatcctcccccggacatacgctgAACtgttggagcgcgcgtacaaatacatgcgcacaGATGAAGGAGCTTTCGATCGGCGCCTGACTGAAGCCatgggtccgaaggagaagcgaaggaaaggtcgggctcctgccgagcctagcaggcctCCGACCAACAGACATGTCTCATCCGAACGACGGAGTCCGAGATCATCTCAACGACGGAGTCCGAAGCCGAtgcatcccaggtatgactcctatactcctctctctgctcctcgtgcgcagatcttgatggagatcgaaggggaagaatatctgtgacggcctccgccttcgaaggcaaagggcctcgaccaacgaaAGTACTACCAATTTCattggggccacggccacaacaccgagcagtgcatccaactcaaggatgaaattgagACCCTCATATGCTGAGGGTATCtcgaaaaattttgaaagaaaccgCCGACTCGACCcgtccccgaccgacgaccccaaccgaccgAGAAAGCAGCGAACAATCAGcccacggccggggtcatcaacatgatctccaaacgactggacccAGGGACGACTgatggaggggagccgacgaagaagctatGCCAGGACAATgtaattatttttacagatgaggatgctcggagaattcaaactctccacgacgacgctgttgttgtctcggcaataatagcaaattatcatgtaagaagaatttttgttgataatggaagctcaactaatattttattttactcgaccttctttcgaatgcgactgtcggctgatcggctcGAAAGAGTCTCCACGCCCCTGGTGGGTTTCGTCGGGGAGGCCAtcacggtggaaggagaagttactcttcCCGTGACAGCCGAAATCGAACTACGACAAAGCACCGTCTACTTAACCTTTGCAGtcatccaagtaccttcggcctacaacgtcaTACTTGGAAGACCTGGGCTAAACGCCCTCAAAGCTATAGTCTCGACCTACCACCTACTGGTTCGGTTCCTGACCAAaaatagagtcggagagatgcacggGGATCAACAACTCGCCCGGCGATGCTTCTAGATCTCTGCTCAAAGAAACGAAGCAAAGGACTCCCTAACAACTGACAAGATGGACCAGCGGGAAGAGGAGGAACGGGGCAAACCGGCCAAACAGCTGGTTTCCGTCCCGATAGCAGAAGGTCCCGATCGAGTGGTCTAGGTCGGATCCCAATTATCCGACCCTGAGCAGCGACAGCtagtggagctgctgaaggccaatgccgacgtatttgcttggtcggcagcggatatgtctggCATCCCTCCGGAGACAATGACTCACCAACTCAACATCAACCCTGgagtgaggccggtgaggcaaaaGAAGCAATCTTTCACTCctaaaagacagaaggccatcgacgaggaggtggacaagttactcgaggcgggcttcatcagagaaaccacatatcccgattggctcgccaatgttgtcatggtgaaaaaggCCAATGGGAGCTggtggatctgcatcgactataccgacctaaaccatgcctgcccaaaggacagctttccGCTTCtgaaaatcgaccagctggtagatacGACGTCTGGACATCgattgctcagcttcatggacgccttcactggatacaatcagatccggatggcgcccgaagatgaggaacacacagcctttgtgaccgtcaagggcctttactgctacaggataATGCCCTTCGGACTAAAGAATATCGGggtcacctaccagcgacttaccaataagatcttcaaagaccaaatcgggcgcaacatggaggtgtacgtggatgacatgctggtaaagagtgcgcagaCCTCAGACCACGTCCAAGACCTCGAAGAAACTTTTCGCACTCTTTGACGACATCGGAAGAggttaaatccgactaagtgtgccttCGAGGTAACTTCGGAAAAGTTTCTCGAGTTTCTCATTTCTCAAAGAGgaattgaggctaaccctgagaagataaagacaatcatcgacatgcggcatccgaacaccaagaaggaggtccagcagcttaacggaaggatcatcacactcagccgattcatctctcgatcggcagagagatgcctcccgttcttcaagaccctgagataggtgaaggacttctcttggccggatgagtgccggcaggccttcgaagacctgaaaaggtacctggcttccccacCACTGCTTGTAAAGCCGAAAGTCGGAGAAATACTGTACCTCTATTTGGCAACCTccccagaggcggttagctcgatgctcgtccgagagaatgaGAGCCGAGTTCACCAACTcatatattataccagcaaagtgctccacaaaGCTGAAGCCCGATACTCAAGgatggagaaaatgatattcgccttgatcgtgtctgcacaacgactccgtccgtattttcaagcgcacgctatcgtggtcctcaccaaccagcccctgagggcgatcttgcGCCACCCCGACACATCAGGGTGACTGGCGAAATGGACGATGAAGCTGAgtaagttcgacattcagtaccgaccatgaCCAGCCttgaaagctcaggtcttggtcgactttattgcggagtgcccAACGACTGACCAAGAATCGGAAGGCGGGAGCCCTGGAGAAGTTGCAATCTCCGAACTTGACCCCGAgtctacctgggtgttgcacatcgacggagcttccaatgctcgagggagcggggccggattcctgctcaccaactcagagggagtggttatcgagtacgccctccgatttgactttaaagcctccaataatcaagctgagtatgaagcgctcctcactggcttgagagtagtgaaggagcttgggatcgacagcctcagagtcttctccgactcccagttgatcgtggggcaagttaaaggtgactttgaggcgcgagatccgaccatggcaaaatatcttcagaaggtgagagatctcgtgacacacctcaagtatttcgagatctcccacattctcaggtcggagaatgctcgggccgatgcactctccaggcttgcgacatcagcctacgaTGCCATGGGTCGAACATTTGTGGAGAGCCTCGAGCAGTCGAGCATTGACAGGGTCGAAGAGGTGCTGCAACTGGCGATCGAaccgagctggatggatccgatcgtacggtatctgaccgacggaaccAGTCCTGAAGATCTCGCGAAAGCCAAACAACTTCGATGGGCGACCTCCCAATACATGATAATGGATGGCCAACTCTACAAAAGGTAATTTTTCCTCCCCTTGcccaggtgcttgggaccgactgaTGCGGATTACGCACtcagggaagtacatgaagggatctgcaaaaatcacttggggggcaaatccttggcctataaagtcctacggcagggttactactggtccACTATGAGAAAGGACGCGGCTGAgctggttcggaggtgtgagccatgctagaggtacgccaacatacaacaccgaccagtcagccaaatcactcctattgtcgccctGTGGCCCTTCACCTAGTGagggatcgacatactcggtcctttccctccggcatctggccaaaggaagttcatagtcgtcgcaatcgactacttcactaagtagatagaagctgaacctttggcgcagatcaccgagcgaaagatggaagacttcatccagaagtctatcatcttcaggttcggactaccacacaccatcattaccgacaatggacgataattcgacaatcgAGACTTTCGGGAGTTCTgcgcgagatttcatatcacgcatcgactgacctcggtcgggcacCCATATTCCAACGGTgaagttgaggtgaccaaccgaactatTCTGTATGGACTAAAGACCCGACTGAAtaaagccaaaggtctctgggtcgaagaattgaattCCGTCCTATGGGCATATCGAATGACACCCCATGTCCCGaccggagaatctcctttcagcttggcgtatgggacagaggcgatgatcccgctctagatcgggctaccatcgactagagtcaagcagtaccaagagccgggcaacttcgagtgtcggagagccgacttggacctcctactCGAACTCTggtgcgaggctcaactccgcatggcttcctaccgacagagagtggcccgatactataacACCAAAGTTAAGCCGAAGCTTTTCCGGCCCGGGGACCTGGTCTTAAGAAAGGCCAAAGTTTCGAAGCCTCTAAACCAAGAAAAGTTGGCTTCGagctgggaaggaccctacaagatagcggacgCCTATGGGCCgggagcttaccgactggagactctagaaggaagcgccattccccgaacttggaatgCCGATAATCTAAGATTGTACTACCAGTAAATTCTGTGTAcccttgttcggaatacaaacTTAGCTTCAAAACTTCAGAGTCTACAGTCTCGGCTCTCCAACGGTGCGTCGGCGCTCGCTAGTAGTCCAAACCTCGATGCCGCGACTTGGGCCCAGCATTCCACTAGAAATCTGCGGCCCAACCGCCGACAGCgcgtcggactcttacgaggaccgacATATCTACTTTGGTGGAAGGCCGACGATGGTGATGGGACCCCCCTAAGTTTAAGCCGCGCCCTTTCCTCAACCAGCACCCGAGCAAGgcgactggctaacttgccgacttggctccggccaagaaaggcaaaagGCCAACGCGACCAATGTCGCATTCGCAACGCACTGACCAGGTCACGgccggtcgaagggtattcggcttaccaccatttaCCACACGTCTCAACGCATACGCCCAACAGAGAATCAGGCAATGGGTGACCGACTTGTCACCTACTAAATGCATCGGACATTGTTCAACTATCGGACCCTACAAAATGACAGGCTCAAGGAGCTACGCCTGACTTGATGAACATGCCTGACTTAGGTCTGGGCAACGGGCGCTCAACCTAAACTCTCGACTGTCGGGTCATATGATAGTCGGGAGGTCGATCGAGAATCGGAGCTCGCTCCGCCTTTAACATGACGCGCGCGCTACCGACTGTCCCGGCTAGCTATCTGGGATCTTACCTAGTGCATCGGGCCTACGACTTATATGTCCAAAGATGCTCCGACGAAACATACATGCCAAGCACATCAAGCAATTCAAGTAAGAGAGAAAGTtagaaaagtatatttttgatttCATTCAGACTTGAAATTGAGATTACAAAAATAGGCCGAAGCCCGACTACAAGTACATCAAACAAAAGTAAAAACAAAACTCTGACTAATCATCGGAATCGGCTTCTTCCATCGGGAGAAGATTGGGGGCGATCGGCGTATCCGCTCGGGTCGGGGTAGCTTCAGGggtcggagccgcctggccttcGGCAGCCTGGTCTGCATCGGCCTCCACCACAACGGTGCGATCTCCCGACGACAGGTCGGCCATCTCTCCTGCGGCTTGGGCCTCCGACTCTGACGAAACGATGCTACTGAGATCGAGCTCCGGATACAGGCTCCGGACGGCTTCccaagcatcctcgtaccccactcggtacgagaggaagccgctctccagaagttcttcCCGCTATTCCTCAAAGCCGTGGAAGTCCTCCacggcccgacccatggcctctttcgccgactctgcctccacCCTTGCTATATCCGCGTTGGCTTGAGCAGTGGACAGGTtttcttcggccttggcgagattccCTAAGCTTATTCAGAGCTGCTCGCATTCGGCTTTGAGTTCCTTGACGGAGTCATCCCGCTCGCGACGCAGCCGGCGAACAGTACGGGACTTCCACCTGGCATCCTCGCGAGTCGACTGCAGCTCGGTCCCCACGGTGGCCAAGGCACCGGTGAGGTGGGAGACCTCCTCGGTGAGGCGggagatcttctcttcaagccgagcctcccgatcgaccgactgcttCAGTGGGTCGACCAATACCACCTTGTCGACCTCGGCGGTCATGGTCTTATCTTTCCAGGCCGCACGGAGATCGTCGAATCTTCGATATccgacctccagctcggacatgttATAAATCGCTGCAAACAATAAAACCGACCGTCAGAAGACCGAACTTATGAAAAACGACAATGAAAACGAAAAGTAAAGGAGAGAGACTTATccggatcatggtcgggtaaaaaGAGGACAGCATGTCAGATACCCGCTGATTCCTCATGATCTCAATATCGGTCGGGAGGATAACCGCCTGGCATAGCCTcttggccaagtcatggttggccagggccgacgctccttcgggaagcGGAGAGTCAGTCGACGCTCCGTGGCCGACCGACCTCCTGTCGTCGCCAGGTGCCATCGGGGTCTTCACTCGTGCGGACACCCACACCCTGACGTCAGAAAGGGAGGGCATGCTCGAGCCCGACTGAGTCCCTCCCGAAGGTGCGGCAGCCGCCGACGCAGGTTGTTCGGGCTCCGCGCCTCTGCCTGAACCTCTTCCACAGGCTGAGCGGCCGACACATCCTCGATCGATTCTTCGACTGTCCGTCCCTCGGATGGGACTGCTCCCTCGGTCTATCGTTCCTCGGACGGGACTTGAAtgggcactgtcggcaccgaTAGTGCGATGATCGGCTCCCGATCTGACTCCGCTCCCGCTACTACCGACTCGCTCGACGGCGCtacttgaggcctcttgggaggccgtgatGGTTTGGCTCTAGGCGTCGGCCTCTTCCGAGCTGCGTGTCGCCGAACGTCGGCTTCCGTCAACCTCACCCTCGACGGCATGTCTGCAATTTCAACAGCGAATCAGCaccaaaaaatagagaaaaaaaaagaagaaaagagaagaaaaacagaCCTAGGCGAGGAACCGAGCTCAGACCGACGTCGTACAGGGCTTGCTCGGTGACAAGCTCCTTCTGCTTTGGCATCGAGATGTCCTTCAGACGGTGGAAGTCTTCTTGGTCcccggcctccacccgactgttttcatttggttgggttcggaggtccccccagcgggaagggaacccccaGGGAATGGGAGAAGagacgaagaagaactggttcttccatccatgaatcaacgatggaagaccagtgataaaggagagacccttccgagggttgaaataccaccacccttggactttagggtggggtcggagaacaaaAAAAGCTCGAAAGAGCGAAATGCGaggattggtcggcaaaagccgacacagcaaaGCAAAGCTGACTACCAGTCGGACCGAGTTCAGCGCAAGCTATGCCGGACACAGCCCGTAGTAGTCCAGCACGTTCCGGACAAACTCCAAATCGAAAGTGAAGACCGACCCGAAGGTCCTCGATGTAGAAAGCCACCTGGCTCGCagacgggttgttaacccgaccatcgcTCCAGGGGTGAACAGTCGAAACTGCTCGAGATGCAGTACTGCTCCTGGAGTCGATCgatgttcggccccgaaagtgaagagacctccacctccagggtcgatcgagaatcgtccatcgggttccccgaccgactcCCTCGTGGTGAGGTTCTAGCCATGATGCCAAAATCGAGGAtgaagaatgaagaagaagaaagagatagaaaattccaagaaagcagAAAGAAAATAGGAAGACGAAGATGAAGGCCC
The DNA window shown above is from Elaeis guineensis isolate ETL-2024a chromosome 8, EG11, whole genome shotgun sequence and carries:
- the LOC105050315 gene encoding putative receptor protein kinase ZmPK1 — protein: MKNPSPLTNIPIPLFLLLLLFFLLSPSASRAERSSLSRGSSLSVEDVSDILVSPSKSFASGFYNVGSNAYAFSIWFSSSANKTVAWTANREHPVNGHGSQISFRKDGGMVLTDTDGRVVWSTNTSSTQADRVQLLDTGNLVMKDPSGKILWQSFDSPTDTLLPTQPITKSTQVVSSAAPGSLSSGYYSLFFDNDNVLRLIYDGPEISSVYWPNPDDDVFQNGRTKYNSSRYAVLDGMGKFVSSDQLAFSASDRGSGILRRLTLDYDGNLRLYSLDESKGTWSVTWEALPQICQIHGLCGRNGICSYMQSKVVCSCPSHYEMSDQSDWRKGCKPKFQMNCNTNSFLELPGTDFWGNDLNTSESTSLEACKETCEEDCSCEGIVYTSGKCYSKGTLFNGRAPPDTPGITYLRMPASMSTSGSSAPQTHELICNAATYASSRGKVRWVYFYRFISAFGAIEILFVVSGWWFIISRRERKPTSLEEGCREISRQFSQFTYKELKKATRKFMDEIGRGGSGVVYKGVLDDKRVVAVKKLGDAIQGELGAELSLIGRIYHKNLVRIWGFCSEGPHDLLVTEYVANGSLDKHIFDEHGTASVLGWSERFKIAVGVAQGLAYLHHECLEWVIHCDVKPENILLDGEFEPKIADFGLAKLSKRGGVGSDISRIRGTRGYMAPEWTTNLPITAKVDVYSYGVVLLEMVKGSRVSNLKVDKEEEFEGTPKSFVRMLKEKLESGDESWVEEIVDSRLNGQFNCKQAENMVEIVVSCLEEDRNKRPTMDSVVHMLLLS